A part of Cryptococcus neoformans var. grubii H99 chromosome 6, complete sequence genomic DNA contains:
- a CDS encoding clathrin assembly protein, giving the protein MLNYVMLVSRQGKVRLAKWFQTLPAKTKNKIVKDVTQLVLARRTRMCNFLEYKDTKVIYRRYASLFFITSISPGDNELITLEIIHRYVEVLDRYFGNVCELDLIFNFQKAYAVLDELIIAGEIQESSKKTVLKIVAQSDAIEEAEVAEDSLARLGSLARGGQVG; this is encoded by the exons ATGCTCAACTATGTCATGCTCGTTTCCCGACAAG GAAAAGTAAGGCTTGCAAAGTGGTTCCAAACCCTTCCAGCCAAGACGAAGAATAAGATTGTGAAGGATGTCACTCAGCTTGTACTTGCTAGGCGAACAAGGATGTGTAACTTTTTGGAATACAAAG ACACCAAAGTTATCTACAGACGCTATGCGAGCttattcttcatcacctccaTTTCACCGGGTGATAACGAGTTGATTACTTTGGAGATTATACATCGTTACGTGGAAGTCTTGGATCGATATTTCGGCAAT GTGTGTGAATTGGATTTAATCTTCAACTTTCAGAAAGCCTATGCTGTCCTTGACGAACTTATCATTGCTGGAGAAATACAAGAATCGTCCAAGAAAACTGTACTCAAAATT GTTGCACAATCTGATGctattgaagaag CTGAAGTAGCTGAAGACTCATTGGCGCGATTGGGTAGCTTGGCAAGAGGCGGGCAAGTTGGGTAG
- a CDS encoding nonhistone protein 6, whose protein sequence is MSAPSWEEMEAKRIEMIQSLREVSSAMTRCVQVIEEYTSLSPVHLSKPDLLQPLTAGGPLAVALASGLADAGVGSTGKKERKKKEKKIRDPNAPKRPPSAYILFQNEVRDDIRTSNPGMPYKDVLQIISQRWKELPDSEKKIFEDAYAAAHNNFRAEEEAYAKKDTVEVDPALMDISDDSSDDDSSEGDSTPVAPIPAPTLAAAEKNKKDKKRKTKEEEAAVNAVLGEGKDKKKKKKSKD, encoded by the exons ATGTCTGCTCCTAGctgggaagaaatggaagccAAGCGAATCGAG ATGATCCAGTCTCTTCGCGAAGTCTCTTCTGCCATGACGCGCTGCGTCCAAGTCATTGAGGAGTACacctccctctctcccgtccatctctccaagcctgACCTCCTCCAACCCCTCACTGCCGGCGGCCCTCTTGCTGTCGCTCTTGCCTCTGGATTGGCTGACGCCGGTGTCGGAAGCACTGGCAAGAAGGAGCgtaagaagaaggaaaagaagatcaGGGACCCCAACGCACCCAAGAGGCCTCCTAGTGCATACATCTTATTCCAGAATGAAGTTCGTGATGACATTAGGACCTCAAACCCTGGCATGCCTTATAAGGATGTGTTACAAATAATCTCtcagagatggaaggagtTGCCAGAtagcgagaagaag ATCTTTGAGGACGCCTATGCCGCCGCCCATAACAACTTCCgagctgaagaggaagccTACGCCAAGAAGGATACCGTTGAGGTGGACCCTGCACTCATGGATATTTCCGACGATTCTTCTGACGATGACTCCTCCGAAGGGGACTCT ACTCCTGTTGCTCCTATTCCTGCTCCTACTCTTGCTGCCGCtgagaagaacaagaaggataagaagaggaagaccaaggaggaggaagctgcTGTGAATGCCGTGCTGGGTGAGGgcaaagacaagaag aagaagaagaagagcaaggacTAA
- a CDS encoding ubiquitin-conjugating enzyme E2 W: MPGVRLATKRLMKELGDIENKGTPPGIALLSADSMEEWIFTIAVLGDETIYKGEQFALRIKFEDRYPIEVPQVTFVVDDTWKAPIHPHIYSNGHICASILGNDWSPVLNAVSICITMQSMLASNKSKVRPEGDQRYVRNAPANPKLTSWRYDDDTV; this comes from the exons ATGCCGGGTGTACGTTTAGCGACAAAACGCCTCA TGAAGGAGCTCGGCGATATTGAGAACAAGGGTACGCCTCCAGGTATAGCCCTTTTGAGCGCAGATAGCatggaagaatggatcTTCACTATCGCGGTGCTTGGAGATGAGACGATTTACAAA GGCGAGCAATTTGCTCTTAGGATCAAATTTGAAGATAGGTATCCTATTGAGGTGCCACAA GTAACGTTCGTGGTAGATGATACGTGGAAAGCACCTATTCATCCTCATATATATTCGAACGGACACATCTGTGCTTCCATATTGGGTAATGATTGGTCTCCAG TGCTGAATGCCGTTTCAATCTGCATCACCATGCAATCTATGCTGGCATCGAACAAGTCGAAAGTCAG ACCCGAAGGGGATCAACGGTATGTGAGGAATGCTCCCGCGAACCCAAAGCTTACATCATGGAGATATGACGATGAT ACTGTATAA